AGACGTCGAGCGGGTCGCCGTCGCCGCGCGTCACCGTCGGACCGCCGGGGATCGCGTGCGCCGCGACCGCCTCGCCGCAGTAGGTCCGCGGGATGAAGCCGTAGAGGGTCGGGCACACGACCGAGAAGCGCTGGGGCCGGTCGACCTTGAGGTAGCCCGAGTGTTTGTCGATCTCGTACTTCACCCCGTCGGTCGGCACGATCTCGATGTAGGCGGTCACGATCTCCGGACAGCGCGATCCGGGATCGAGGCCGTGCCAGGGGTGCGGGCGGAACGCGAGCGGAGGCTCCGTCATCGCGCCACCATCGTCCGCATCGTCGCGAGAAGCAACGACCGGGGCATTTTCCCGGTTGCTCCCGGGGCGGGGGATCGCCTATGGAGGTCCACAGTGCGGGGACTCGGGGTCGTCCGGCGTCTCGGAATCGCGATGACGCTCGTAGCGGTGGTGGTCGTGGCGCCCGGCTCCGTCGGCGCGGCCGGGCTCGATGCGACGCTGCCGCGCCCGGACCTCCTCGAGCGCGCGCTCGCCGCCTACCGCAGGATCGAGGGCGCGGGGCTCCTGCACCGGAAGCTGCTGACGGTCATCGACTATTCGCTGCCGTCGCGGGACCGGCGGCTCTGGGTGCTCGACCCGGCGCGCCTGCGGGTCCTCTTCCACGAGTTCGTCGCGCACGGCCGCGGCTCGACGAGCGACGACGCTCCCGACTGGGCCGTCCGTTTCGGCAACGAGGCGGCGAGCCTGCGCTCGAGCCTCGGAGCGTTCCTCACCGGCGGCACCTACGCCGGGAAGCATGGCCACTCGCTCGAGCTGATCGGGCTCGATCCCGGCGTGAACGACAAGGCGTTCGAGCGCCGGATCGTGATGCACCCCGCCGCCTACGTGAGCGCCGCCTTCCGCGCGACCTGGGGCGGCCGCGTCGGGCGGAGCCTCGGCTGCCCGGCCCTCGACCCCGCGGTCGCCGGTCAGCTCATCGACAGCATCAGCGACGGCAGCGTCGTCTACGTCGGCGGCGCCGCGTCCCCGCGGCTCGCGCGCGCGGCCCGTCAGTAGCGCGGGCGACGCCGCGCCGCGAGCGCTTGCTCCAGCTCGACGTCGTGGCCGTATACGTCGTCGTAGAACGCGATCGTGCCGTCGATCCGCGCGACCGCGGTCGCGTAGGCGATCACGACCGGGATCGGGCGGCGGAGCGTGACCGTGGTCTGCCCGCTGGACGCGAGCAGCTCGTCGACGCGCGTGTCGGGAACCCCCTCGCCGCCGAGCACCCAGTGTGCCATGGCGGCGGCGTCCCCGAGACGGATGCAGCCGTGGCTGAAGTCGCGGCGCGCGCGCGTGAAGAGCTCGCGCGCCGGCGTGTCGTGCATGTAGACGTCGTCGGGGTTCGGGAAGAGGAACTTCACGCGCCCGAGCGCGTTTTTCGCGCCGGGCCGCTGGCGGAGCTCGGCGGCGCCGCGCGCGAGCTCGGCGATGGCGGCGGGTCCGGGCGCGAGGACGCGTCCGGCGCTCGTGATCTCCATCTCCTCCCGCGCGAGGTACCCGGGCGTGCGCCGGATCTTCGGCAACAGCTCCCCGCGGAGGATGCTGGTCGGCACGTTCCAGTAGGGCGCGAACACGACGCGCGTCATCGGGCGCGAGAAGAACGGCGTCTCGGTGCGGAACGCCTGCCCGGCGACGATCGGCATGCGGAGCGCGGGCGCGCGCGCCGCCCCGATGTCGTCGAATGCCATCGCCTCGAAGCCCGGCACGTTGACGACGACCGCGCGGTCGCGCGGCAGGACCGGCAACCAGCGGAGCCGCTCGAGCGCGCGCTCGATCTGCCGGACGCGGAACGACAGCGGCACGGCGAGGGCGGCCGCCGTCGTCGGGCCGATGATGCCGTCGGGCGCGAGGCCGTGCCGCGCCTGGAAGCGTTGCACGGCCTCGACGAGCGGGCCGCCGTAGCGACCGGCGGCGACCGCCGTGTCCTCGGAGAGGTCCGCGTCTTCGGAGAGGTCGCCCAGCAATGCGAGCCGGCGTGCCAGGCGGGCGGCGTCGGCGAAGCGATCGCCGGGACGGATCGTGGCGCCGATCGCGAGCGGCGCGTCCGCCGTGCTCTCCGAGGACGCGGAGAGCGCCCGGTAGCGCGCGAGCTGCCGTTCGAGCAGGCGATGCTCCAGGAACGGCGGGGCGGCGTCCTCGACGACGGTCGGGACCGGCGTGCCGCCCGCCAGCTCCTCGATCACGGCGACGAGCCGCGCGTGCTTGGCGGTCCGGTCGTAGTCGGTCGCGAGCGTCGCCGGGTCGACGCGTCCGAGATGGAGGTCGTGGAGGAACCGGGTCGCGCCCGCGCTGAGCGCGACCTCGAAGCGCGCCGCGTCCGCCGGCGTCACCGGCGGGCGGGCGTCGGCGAGCCTCGTCTCGTCGGCGAGGCGCGCGGCGTCGTAGTCGGCGGCGTCGAGGCCGTGAGCGGGCGCGTCGCGGAGCGCCGCGACCAGGTCGCGGGCGCGCGGGTTCGGGCGGCCATCGTCGAGCCAGAGCGGCGCGAACGCACGCGTCGCGTAGAGGTGCTCGACGAGGGCGGCGTCGGCGTGGAGCTCCGGCGCGCCGCGCGCCGCGACCAGCGCGCGGATGGCGTCGGCGGTCGCCTCCGCCGCCGCGCAGGCGCGATGCGGCGACAGCGCGCACGCCACCAGCGCCGCGAGAACGAGCCGCGGCGTCAGTCGATCAATCCCGCGCGCCGCGCTTGCGCGAGCGCGCTGATCGCGTCGAGGCGGCGGAGCGCGTCGCGGATCTCGGCGGCGAATCTCTGCCGGCGCTCGGCGAGGTCCGGGCCCGGATCGACGAGCTTCCGGTTGCGGGCGAGCCGGAGCGCTGTCGCGAACGGCACCTTCGACACCGATTCGCCGGAATGGACGCGCTTCTGCAACTGGTACTGCTGGGCGAGCGCGAGGCTGCTGGCGATGAACTCCGGCTCGTCGAACGCCGCCGAAGGGTCGCGGCGCGCGAGGCCGTCGGCGACGACGCGATACGACTCGAGGAACGGCCGGAGCACGCGGTGCGCGCTGAACGGCCGGATGCGGCGGATCAGCTGCTCGATGCCGGGTCGGGCCCGCGCGAGCGCGTGCTCCCAGTCGGGGTCGTGCAGGCGAAGCTCGGCGTCGAGCTCGGCCCGGAACTCGTCTTTCTCCGCGAAGAAGAACTCGAACTTCATGAGGTCGCGCAGCGCCATCGCCGCGTCCCAGAAGCGGGCGCGCGGCTCGTCTTCCCGCTCCAACGCCTCGAGGAGCGCGAGCTCGGCGATCGCGCCGTTCACGAAGAAATGGATGATCGTGTTGCGGTAGTAGGCGGCCGTCGGCTCCTGCTCGGGCGCGATCTGGTAGACCGTGTCGAGCCCGGCCGTGTAGGCGGTCACGACCTTGCTGTCCACGAGCGTGTCGAGCGCGCGCTGCAGGCCCGCCGCGTCGTCGAGGTTGAGGTCGCCCGTGGTCGGGAGCCGTCGGCGCCGGACGTAGGAGAGCAGATTCGCCATGCCGCGCAGGATTTCCGGGACGGTGAACGCGCGGCCGGCGCCGCCGAGGAGCGACATCGTGACGAGCGACGTCGGCGTGATCGGCGTCACGCGGTTGATGCGCACCGACACCTCGAACGCGAGCTTCTGGAGCTCGAGGTTCGCCTCGTCCTCGTGCGGCTCGGCGCCGGGATCGGGCGGACCGAGCGCTGCCTGCAGCGACAGGGGCTCGCCGAAGTTGATGTGGATGTCGCCGTAGCGACGCCGGAGCTCCCGCACGACGCCGACGAACCATCCGAAGCTCTCGTGCGACTTGGCGCCGCCGCGCTGCTCGGCGACGTACGAGCCGACGTCCTGGATCTGGTCGTACGCGATCGCGACCGGGATCAGGTAGACGTCCTCGCTCTTGCCGCGCCGATACGCGTCGACCACGTAGTGCAGCATGCCGAACATCGGCGGCAGGAGCTTCCCGGAACGCGAGCGGCCGCCCTCGATGTACCACTCGAGCGAGAAGCGCTTCTCGATCAGGTAGTCGATGTATTGCCGCAGGACGAACTTGTAGACCGCGTTGTCCTTGAAGCTCCGGCGGATGAAGAACACGCCGCTCCGGCGCACGAGCGGTCCCACCGGGAAGAAGTTCATGTTGATGCCGCCGGCGGTGTGGTTCGGCGGGTGGCCGTTCTCGTGGAGCGCGTACTGGAGCACGAGGTGGTCGAGATTCGACTTGTGCGACGGCAGGAACACGACCGGATGCCGTTGCGCGAGCGCGTAGACCTTTTCGAGCTCGTCGTGGTCGTAGTGCAGCGCCTCGCCGTAGCCGCGCGTGTAGAGGAGGTGGATCAAGTGCGCCGTGAGGTCGATGACGTACGGGCTGTGCGTCGCCGCGATCTCGCGGAGGTACTTCGACGCCTCCTTCGCGACCCTGTGTTCGGGCTTGCCGCGCTCGCGCGCGAGGCGGGCGACGCCGCCCCGGAAGCTCGGGCGCGCCTCGATGTTCTCGCGGACGAACCGCGGCACCTTGTAGCGCGTGCCGCGCAGACGCCGCTCGGCGCGCTCGAGGGCGAGGGTCGCCTGGAGCGCGACGAAATCGGCGAGCCCGGTGGTCTGCGCCGCGTCGGTGCCGCAGGCGCGCTGCCAGCGCTCGCGGAGCTGCGAGAGCGGCGCCGGCTCGCCGGCGACCACCCGGCAGCGCGCCGGATGGCGGCGCAACACCCACCATTGCCGCAGGAGGCCCGGGTCGCGCGGATCCCCCGTCGACAGCAGGTCGCGGAGCCGCGTCCGGTGCACGCCGTCGATCTCCGGAGGCTGCCACGCGACGCGGAGCGGCGCCATCAGGGGGTCGTCACCGATCGCGAGCCGCGCCTCGAGCTTCGGATCGAGCTTGCGCTTCCCCGCGCGGGCCGACGGGATCGCGATCGTCTCGATCCCGTGCCCGGAGGCGTCCGCCGGCCGGTGTTCCGTGATCCAACGCTCGAGCACCTTGCGCTCGAGCCCGCTCGCCGCGTCGAGCAGGAACACGATCGGCCGGCGCTCGGCGCCGGGCCAGGTCGGCTCCTCGGGCGCCGGCTGCGCTAGGCGGGGGGTCGCCATGGTGGGGACCGTTCATCCCGCAACCCGTCGATGGTTTGCAAGACCGATCGAGGCATGGGGCGGCGGAGCGGCGACGAGTATCGATGCGTGGGCCGCGTCCCCCGTCCCCCGTCTCGCGTGGAGATGACGTTCAGTCGCCGATAGTCGGCGTGAGCCGGGATCCGTTGGACGGCGCGATGAGAGCTTGAGGGCGGAGAGCGCCTGAGTTATACCATTGGTATGAAAACCGCGGTGTCCGTACCCGACGACGTTTTTCGAGCCGCCGAACGTCAAGCGCGTCGAACGCGCAAGTCCCGCAGCCAGCTCTACGCGGAGGCGCTCTCCGAATACCTCGATCGCCATGGCCCGGACGAGGTCACGGACGCCATGAACGGCGTCGTCGATCGGCTGAAGGAGCCGACCGACAAGTTCGTGTCTACCGCGGCACGCCGCGTCTTGGAGCGGAGCGAGTGGTAGAGATCGTGCGGGGCGAGACCTGGTGGGCAGACCTGCCGGAGCCGACGGGCTCGGGGCCGGGTTTTCGCCGGCCAGTTGTCGTCGTGCAGGGAGACCACTTGAACCGCAGTAGGATCGCGACCGTCGTGTGCGTCCCGTTGACGAGCAACCTCACCTGGGCGGACGCTCCCGGCAACGTCCTCCTGTCGCCGGCCCTCACGGGCCTTCCGAAGGACTCGGTGGCGAATGCGTCTCAGATCGTCGCACTGGATCGGCGGTGCCTGAGTGAACGTGTCGGGAAACTGCCGAGCAAGAAGCTGGACCTCGTGATGAGCGGAATCGACGTGGTTCTCGGACGGTGAGCCAGCAGCGGCGCCGCTCAACGCGGCGCTCCAGCCTACCGGCTCCGCCGTCGACGGGGGCGATCTTCGACGCCCGGTCGCCGGCGGCGCGGTCGGCGGGCGTTTCCCCCGCTCGGGCCGCGTGCTCCCGTGGACCGTGGCATCACGCTGGAGTATGCGGGACGGCGTGACCGGTTTCGCTCCGACCGACCTTTCCCGCCTCGGTGACGCCCGCATCTTCGTCGACGGCAAGGCGTACGCCGATCTCGACTTCTGGCACGCGGCGGCCGCGCGGCTCCGCGCGTCCGACCCGTTGCCGCTGGTCGCGCTGGAGGGGTTCGTCCCGTTCCGCGCGGTGACGCGCCACGCGCATCTCGCCGAGGTCGAGCGCAATCACACGGTCTTCTGGAACACCCGCGACTCGGTCCTGCTGCCGCGCGCCGAGATCGAGAAGAACCGCGCGCTCGGCATCGACATCAAGACGCTCGTCCACATGGATGGCGCCGAACACCGCGCCTACCGTCTCGTCACCAACGACTGGTTCAAGCCGTCGAACCTCCGCCGCGAGGTCGGCGCCCGGATCCCCGTGCTCGCCAAGCGCTTCGTCGACCGCATGCTGGACTTCGACGGCGCCTGCGACTTCGTCCGCGACATCGCGCTCTACTATCCGCTGCACGTGATCCTGAGCATCCTCGGCGTGCCGGAGACCGACGAGCCGCGCATGCTCGAGCTCACCCAGAAGATCTTCGGCGGCGAGGACCCGGATGTGAGCGGCCGGCCGGGCGAGGACCCGGCGCACGTCATGATGCAGGCGCTCCAGGAAATGGCGATGTACTTCCACGCCATCACGATGGACCGCCGCACGCGCCCGCGCTCGGACGTCGCGTCGACGATCGCGAACGGGACGATCGACGGCCAGCCGCTCGGCGACCTCGAAACCGCCGGCTACTACTCGATCGTCGCGACCGCCGGGCACGACACCACGTCGAGCTCGGTCGCGGGCGGCCTCGAGGCGCTCATCCGCAACCCCGAGCAGCTGCGGGCGCTCCAGGACGATCCCGAGAAGATCCCGAACGCGGTGAACGAGATGATCCGCTGGGTGACGCCGGTTCGGCACTTCATGCGGCAGGCGCAATCCGACTACCGCCTCGGCGGTGTGGATCTGAAGGCGGGCGAGTGGCTCATGATGTCGTACCTTTCGGCGAACCGCGACGAGACCGTCTTCGCGGACCCGATGCGCTTCGACATCGCGCGCACGAACGCGGACGAGCACCTCGCGTTCGGCATCGGCGTGCACTTCTGCCTCGGTTCGCACCTCGCGCGCATGGAGCTCGAAGCCTTCTTCCGCGAGCTCCTGCCGCGGCTCGACCACGTCGAGCTCGCCGGCGAGCCGGAGTCCATGGCGACGACCTTCGTCGGCGGTCCGAAGCGGATGCCGATCCGGTACCGGCTCCGCTAGCCGAGCGCCGCGAACATCTCGCCGTAGCCGGGCGGGCGGAGGTACACCGCGATCTGCGCCGCGAGCTGCCGGCGGGTCGCGGTGCCGGGGGCGAGCGCGGCCGGCACCCACACGGCGAGGCGCGGCGTCGTGCGGCCAGTGGCGCTCGCTTCCTTTTCGACGAGCGTGCGTACCCTCGCGACGTGCGCGGGCGTGACGGCGACCGCGGAGCGACCCGCCGCGCGTCGTGCGCCGCGCGTGCACCGAGGCCAGACAGCCTGGTCGACGAACGGCTGCACTGTCTTGTCGGCGGGCGGCTGGTGGGCCTTCGGGGAGCGCCAGCTCGCGTGTGCACAAGTCGGAGAGCCACTGACGGGCTTTAGGCGCCGGGATCACCGACCGCGCGACCGTAGAAGGCCCACCAGCCGCCCGCGGGCAGCCAGGCGCTAGCCGTTCGCCACGAACAGGTCCGGTTCCTCGATGCTCGGTGCCGCGGGCCTGCTGTTCAGTCAGGCGCCCGAGTGTCGCCGCGTGCTCGGTGTCGATCCGACCGATCCGGCGTTTGCGGAGGCGCACGCCGACACCCTCGTCCGCCTCTTCCCCGCGCCGAGCGGCGCCGCCTGACCTGCGACCGGGCGCGGCCGCGAGACGCGGACGGTGATTCTCGCGCCCGCGGCGCTCTGGTAGGGTCCGCGCGTGCCGACCGCCCGCGGGTGCCGCGTCCTCCTCGCGCTCTTCGCGCTGTGGCTCCCGGCGGCCGGATGCGCCGTACACGCCGGGGAGCCGGGCGCACGGGCTCTCGAAGCGGGCGTGCCGCCGCCGGGGCCCGGCCATCTCCACGCGCTGCTGCTGAACGGCGGCGGACGCAAGGAGATCAACTACCGGAGCCATCTGCATCACATCCGCCGCGCCTGGGAGATCCTTCGCGAGGACGGCGTGCCCGTCGAGAACATCACCATGTTCAGCGCCGACGGCGCCGATCCGGCGCCCGATCTCGCCATCCGCGAGAACGACGACGCGCGCGGCTTCTGGATCCTGCCACAGTGGACGCAGAACGCGCTCCGCGCGCCGATCACGTACGTCGACTCGAAGGTCGCGGGCGTGACGCTCGTGGCCGCCACCAAGGACGCGCTCCGCGGCTGGTTCGCCGAGGCGAAGGCGCGCCTCCGGCCCGGCGACACGTTGCTCCTCTACGTCACCGACCACGGCGAGAAGAACGACAAGGACCTCAAGGACAACACGATCTCGCTCTGGAACGACAAGCTCAGCGTGGCGGAGCTCCGCGAGATG
This portion of the Deltaproteobacteria bacterium genome encodes:
- a CDS encoding inorganic diphosphatase — protein: MTEPPLAFRPHPWHGLDPGSRCPEIVTAYIEIVPTDGVKYEIDKHSGYLKVDRPQRFSVVCPTLYGFIPRTYCGEAVAAHAIPGGPTVTRGDGDPLDV
- a CDS encoding murein L,D-transpeptidase catalytic domain family protein, encoding MRGLGVVRRLGIAMTLVAVVVVAPGSVGAAGLDATLPRPDLLERALAAYRRIEGAGLLHRKLLTVIDYSLPSRDRRLWVLDPARLRVLFHEFVAHGRGSTSDDAPDWAVRFGNEAASLRSSLGAFLTGGTYAGKHGHSLELIGLDPGVNDKAFERRIVMHPAAYVSAAFRATWGGRVGRSLGCPALDPAVAGQLIDSISDGSVVYVGGAASPRLARAARQ
- a CDS encoding L,D-transpeptidase family protein; this translates as MACALSPHRACAAAEATADAIRALVAARGAPELHADAALVEHLYATRAFAPLWLDDGRPNPRARDLVAALRDAPAHGLDAADYDAARLADETRLADARPPVTPADAARFEVALSAGATRFLHDLHLGRVDPATLATDYDRTAKHARLVAVIEELAGGTPVPTVVEDAAPPFLEHRLLERQLARYRALSASSESTADAPLAIGATIRPGDRFADAARLARRLALLGDLSEDADLSEDTAVAAGRYGGPLVEAVQRFQARHGLAPDGIIGPTTAAALAVPLSFRVRQIERALERLRWLPVLPRDRAVVVNVPGFEAMAFDDIGAARAPALRMPIVAGQAFRTETPFFSRPMTRVVFAPYWNVPTSILRGELLPKIRRTPGYLAREEMEITSAGRVLAPGPAAIAELARGAAELRQRPGAKNALGRVKFLFPNPDDVYMHDTPARELFTRARRDFSHGCIRLGDAAAMAHWVLGGEGVPDTRVDELLASSGQTTVTLRRPIPVVIAYATAVARIDGTIAFYDDVYGHDVELEQALAARRRPRY
- a CDS encoding glycerol-3-phosphate 1-O-acyltransferase, coding for MATPRLAQPAPEEPTWPGAERRPIVFLLDAASGLERKVLERWITEHRPADASGHGIETIAIPSARAGKRKLDPKLEARLAIGDDPLMAPLRVAWQPPEIDGVHRTRLRDLLSTGDPRDPGLLRQWWVLRRHPARCRVVAGEPAPLSQLRERWQRACGTDAAQTTGLADFVALQATLALERAERRLRGTRYKVPRFVRENIEARPSFRGGVARLARERGKPEHRVAKEASKYLREIAATHSPYVIDLTAHLIHLLYTRGYGEALHYDHDELEKVYALAQRHPVVFLPSHKSNLDHLVLQYALHENGHPPNHTAGGINMNFFPVGPLVRRSGVFFIRRSFKDNAVYKFVLRQYIDYLIEKRFSLEWYIEGGRSRSGKLLPPMFGMLHYVVDAYRRGKSEDVYLIPVAIAYDQIQDVGSYVAEQRGGAKSHESFGWFVGVVRELRRRYGDIHINFGEPLSLQAALGPPDPGAEPHEDEANLELQKLAFEVSVRINRVTPITPTSLVTMSLLGGAGRAFTVPEILRGMANLLSYVRRRRLPTTGDLNLDDAAGLQRALDTLVDSKVVTAYTAGLDTVYQIAPEQEPTAAYYRNTIIHFFVNGAIAELALLEALEREDEPRARFWDAAMALRDLMKFEFFFAEKDEFRAELDAELRLHDPDWEHALARARPGIEQLIRRIRPFSAHRVLRPFLESYRVVADGLARRDPSAAFDEPEFIASSLALAQQYQLQKRVHSGESVSKVPFATALRLARNRKLVDPGPDLAERRQRFAAEIRDALRRLDAISALAQARRAGLID
- a CDS encoding ribbon-helix-helix protein, CopG family, with product MKTAVSVPDDVFRAAERQARRTRKSRSQLYAEALSEYLDRHGPDEVTDAMNGVVDRLKEPTDKFVSTAARRVLERSEW
- a CDS encoding type II toxin-antitoxin system PemK/MazF family toxin, which translates into the protein MVRGETWWADLPEPTGSGPGFRRPVVVVQGDHLNRSRIATVVCVPLTSNLTWADAPGNVLLSPALTGLPKDSVANASQIVALDRRCLSERVGKLPSKKLDLVMSGIDVVLGR
- a CDS encoding cytochrome P450, with product MRDGVTGFAPTDLSRLGDARIFVDGKAYADLDFWHAAAARLRASDPLPLVALEGFVPFRAVTRHAHLAEVERNHTVFWNTRDSVLLPRAEIEKNRALGIDIKTLVHMDGAEHRAYRLVTNDWFKPSNLRREVGARIPVLAKRFVDRMLDFDGACDFVRDIALYYPLHVILSILGVPETDEPRMLELTQKIFGGEDPDVSGRPGEDPAHVMMQALQEMAMYFHAITMDRRTRPRSDVASTIANGTIDGQPLGDLETAGYYSIVATAGHDTTSSSVAGGLEALIRNPEQLRALQDDPEKIPNAVNEMIRWVTPVRHFMRQAQSDYRLGGVDLKAGEWLMMSYLSANRDETVFADPMRFDIARTNADEHLAFGIGVHFCLGSHLARMELEAFFRELLPRLDHVELAGEPESMATTFVGGPKRMPIRYRLR